A window of Pseudomonas monteilii contains these coding sequences:
- a CDS encoding cobalamin adenosyltransferase, producing the protein MGFRLSKIYTRTGDKGETGLGDGRRVPKDHPRIEAIGEVDSLNSQLGLLLAGLAEVGLDEVSEVLAPCQHRLFDLGGELAMPSYQALDTGEVERLEAAIDHWNDELGPLENFILPGGSALVAQAHVCRSLARTAERRCQQLNQVEPLAGVGLAYVNRLSDLLFVAARIIGRRQGVDEVLWQAAKRSPR; encoded by the coding sequence ATGGGCTTTCGGCTTTCCAAGATCTACACCCGCACGGGTGACAAGGGCGAAACGGGCCTGGGCGATGGCCGCCGCGTGCCCAAGGATCACCCGCGCATCGAAGCCATCGGCGAAGTGGACAGCCTGAACAGCCAGCTCGGTCTGTTGCTGGCCGGGTTGGCCGAAGTGGGCCTGGACGAAGTGAGCGAAGTATTGGCGCCCTGCCAGCACCGGCTCTTCGACCTGGGAGGCGAGCTGGCGATGCCCAGCTACCAGGCCTTGGACACCGGCGAAGTCGAGCGGCTGGAGGCGGCGATCGATCACTGGAACGACGAGCTGGGGCCGTTGGAGAACTTTATCCTGCCAGGCGGCTCGGCGTTGGTGGCCCAGGCCCATGTGTGCCGCAGCCTGGCGCGCACGGCCGAGCGGCGTTGCCAGCAGCTCAACCAGGTGGAGCCGTTGGCCGGGGTGGGGTTGGCCTATGTGAACCGGTTGTCGGACCTGCTGTTCGTGGCGGCGCGGATCATCGGGCGACGCCAGGGCGTGGACGAGGTGTTGTGGCAGGCGGCGAAGCGGTCGCCGCGTTGA
- a CDS encoding heme iron utilization protein, whose amino-acid sequence MSATPLRNARELLLKAYQGVLSTHSKAMPGFPFGSSVPYCLDAQGQPLILISRIAQHTHNLLADPKCSLLVGERDAADVQAVGRLTVLAQARKLEEAEALDLAAQRYYRYFPESAGYHQAHAFDFWVLEPVRHRYIGGFGAIHWLDQVTLANPFAGAVETRMLEHMNSDHADALAHYVRLAGLPDTAPACLVGLDSEGLHLRIGHSVYWLPFPTLCNTPTQVREALVCLARASHWPTAQKVAG is encoded by the coding sequence ATGAGCGCCACCCCCCTGCGCAACGCCCGCGAACTGCTGCTCAAGGCGTATCAAGGTGTCCTCTCGACGCATTCCAAGGCCATGCCAGGCTTTCCCTTCGGTTCGAGCGTGCCGTACTGCCTGGATGCCCAAGGCCAGCCGCTGATCCTGATCAGCCGTATCGCCCAGCACACCCACAACCTGCTGGCCGATCCCAAGTGTTCGCTGCTGGTCGGTGAGCGCGATGCAGCGGACGTGCAGGCCGTAGGGCGCCTGACGGTACTGGCGCAGGCCCGCAAGCTGGAAGAGGCCGAGGCGCTGGACCTCGCTGCCCAGCGCTATTACCGCTACTTCCCGGAATCGGCCGGGTATCACCAGGCGCATGCGTTCGACTTCTGGGTCCTCGAGCCCGTCCGGCATCGCTACATCGGTGGGTTCGGCGCCATCCACTGGCTCGATCAGGTCACCCTGGCCAATCCCTTCGCCGGCGCCGTCGAGACCCGCATGCTCGAGCACATGAACAGCGACCACGCCGACGCGCTCGCCCATTATGTCCGTCTGGCCGGCCTGCCTGACACGGCGCCCGCGTGCCTGGTCGGGTTGGACAGCGAAGGGCTGCACCTGCGGATCGGGCATTCAGTGTACTGGCTGCCGTTTCCTACGCTTTGCAACACGCCGACACAAGTGCGCGAGGCCTTGGTGTGCCTGGCCCGCGCCTCCCATTGGCCGACCGCTCAGAAGGTCGCGGGTTGA
- a CDS encoding AmpG family muropeptide MFS transporter, with product MPRKTWRAALAAYASPSTLVLLLLGFAAGLPYMLVFSTLSVWLREAGVARETIGYASLIGLAYAFKWVWSPLLDQWRLPVLGRLGRRRSWLLLSQVLVVAGLIGMGLCDPQKHLSWLIALAVLVAFASATQDIAVDAYRLEIADDQRQAALAASYMAGYRIAALLATAGALFFAEWFGSTGFSYLHEAWTGTYVLFGLIMLPAVFTTLVMREPPVALQTQLSAARYGLTHQLASVFVLIILLVSVPAMFTQLFNTDWASMVFGSATPLDLLLEDRAFLRAILYTSLTWACLSSMGRRGLAPVLTPINDFIVRYRWQALLLLGLIATYRMSDTVMGVMANVFYIDQGFTKDQIASVSKIFGLIMTLVGAGAGGLLIVRFGILPILFIGGAASAATNILFLMLADMGPNLEMLVVTISLDNFSSGLATSAFVAYLSSLTNLKFSATQYALLSSIMLLLPRLIGGYSGVMVEKLGYHNFFLITALLGVPTLILIALHWHQEVGRGKQAPGEAQATDTP from the coding sequence ATGCCCCGTAAAACCTGGCGCGCTGCGCTCGCTGCCTATGCCAGCCCGTCCACGCTGGTGCTACTGCTGCTTGGATTCGCTGCCGGGTTGCCGTACATGCTGGTGTTCTCGACGCTGTCGGTCTGGTTGCGCGAGGCCGGCGTGGCCCGAGAAACGATCGGCTACGCCAGCCTGATCGGGCTGGCCTATGCGTTCAAGTGGGTCTGGTCACCCCTGCTCGACCAGTGGCGCCTGCCGGTACTGGGGCGGCTGGGGCGGCGGCGCTCCTGGCTGTTGCTGTCGCAGGTGCTGGTGGTGGCAGGCTTGATCGGCATGGGCCTGTGCGATCCGCAGAAGCACCTGTCCTGGCTGATCGCCCTTGCCGTGCTGGTCGCGTTCGCCTCGGCCACCCAGGACATCGCGGTGGATGCCTATCGCCTGGAAATCGCCGACGATCAGCGCCAGGCGGCCCTGGCCGCCAGCTACATGGCCGGCTACCGCATTGCCGCGCTGCTCGCCACCGCCGGCGCGCTGTTCTTCGCCGAATGGTTCGGCTCCACGGGCTTTAGCTACCTGCACGAAGCCTGGACGGGCACTTACGTGCTGTTCGGCCTGATCATGCTGCCGGCGGTGTTCACCACGCTGGTCATGCGCGAGCCGCCGGTTGCGCTGCAGACTCAGTTGTCGGCCGCGCGCTACGGCCTGACCCACCAGCTCGCCTCGGTGTTCGTGCTGATCATCCTGCTGGTCTCGGTGCCGGCCATGTTCACGCAGCTGTTCAACACCGACTGGGCCAGCATGGTCTTCGGCAGTGCCACGCCGCTGGACCTGCTGCTCGAGGACCGGGCCTTCCTGCGCGCGATCCTCTACACCAGCCTGACCTGGGCCTGCCTGTCCTCCATGGGCCGGCGCGGCCTGGCACCGGTGCTGACGCCCATCAACGACTTCATCGTCCGCTACCGCTGGCAGGCCTTGCTGCTGCTGGGGCTGATCGCCACCTACCGGATGTCCGACACGGTGATGGGGGTGATGGCCAACGTGTTCTACATCGACCAGGGCTTCACCAAGGACCAGATCGCCAGTGTGAGCAAGATCTTCGGCCTGATCATGACCTTGGTCGGCGCAGGCGCGGGGGGTCTGCTGATCGTTCGTTTCGGCATCCTGCCGATTCTGTTCATCGGCGGCGCGGCGTCGGCGGCGACCAACATCCTGTTCCTGATGCTGGCCGACATGGGGCCGAACCTGGAGATGCTGGTGGTGACCATCTCGCTGGACAACTTCAGCTCCGGGCTGGCGACCTCGGCCTTCGTGGCCTATCTGTCGAGCCTTACCAACCTGAAGTTCTCCGCGACCCAGTACGCCCTGCTCAGCTCGATCATGCTGCTGCTTCCGCGCCTGATCGGCGGTTATTCCGGGGTCATGGTGGAAAAGCTCGGCTATCACAACTTCTTCCTGATCACCGCCCTGCTGGGTGTGCCGACCCTGATCCTGATCGCCTTGCACTGGCATCAGGAAGTCGGGCGCGGCAAGCAGGCGCCGGGCGAAGCACAGGCCACCGACACGCCCTGA
- a CDS encoding MFS transporter, translated as MTPLLHITPRRALAFGLILALFELLTYLASDAVMPAMPVVVADLQASPDYIPHALNLYLLGGVVLQWLIGPLADRYGRRPLLLSGCACFAIACLATYWVHDIGLFNLLRLLQGIGLGFVVTVSYPALNEAFSEADAVRMMALLANIALLSPLLGPLIGTLMLQWLDWRWLFVAFAAGAVLTWLALYRLMPETLGVERRDGSRLPFTPIQVLPLVQGYGRLLANRRFIAGSVALGLVSLPLIGWIGLSPVLLIHDEGLSTLAYALWQLPVFAGLISGNLIINRIADRYPLHRLVQGALWPYLAGLLGMVVATAWWPSVLSLVVGLTVYALGLGVANAVLYRLTLFASDQSKGLVSAMLGMITIALLGLGGVLMAMLGAGASLLHFAVIAGVAGALALWPLRRVIRDSRDAFESAGAKPSTP; from the coding sequence ATGACGCCTCTTCTGCACATCACTCCACGCCGCGCCCTGGCCTTCGGCCTGATCCTGGCGCTCTTCGAGCTCTTGACCTACCTGGCCAGCGACGCCGTCATGCCGGCGATGCCGGTCGTGGTCGCCGACCTTCAGGCCAGCCCCGACTACATTCCCCATGCGCTCAACCTGTACCTGCTCGGCGGTGTGGTGCTGCAATGGCTGATCGGCCCGCTGGCCGATCGCTATGGCCGACGGCCTCTGCTGCTGAGTGGCTGCGCCTGTTTCGCCATCGCTTGCCTGGCGACCTACTGGGTTCACGACATCGGTCTGTTCAACCTGCTGCGGTTGTTGCAGGGCATCGGCCTGGGCTTCGTCGTCACGGTCAGCTACCCCGCGCTGAACGAAGCCTTCAGCGAGGCGGATGCGGTACGCATGATGGCGCTGTTGGCCAATATCGCCTTGCTGTCGCCACTGTTGGGGCCGTTGATCGGCACCCTGATGCTGCAGTGGCTCGACTGGCGCTGGCTGTTCGTGGCCTTTGCGGCCGGGGCGGTATTGACCTGGCTGGCGCTCTATCGACTGATGCCGGAAACCTTGGGGGTAGAGCGCCGTGATGGATCGCGTCTGCCGTTCACGCCGATCCAGGTGCTGCCTCTGGTGCAAGGCTACGGACGCTTGCTGGCCAACCGCCGCTTCATCGCCGGCAGTGTGGCCCTGGGGCTGGTCAGTCTGCCCCTGATTGGCTGGATCGGCCTGTCGCCCGTGCTGCTGATCCACGACGAAGGGCTCAGCACTCTGGCCTATGCGCTCTGGCAGCTTCCCGTCTTCGCCGGGCTGATCAGCGGCAACCTGATCATCAACCGCATCGCCGATCGCTATCCGCTGCACCGACTGGTGCAGGGCGCGCTGTGGCCGTACCTGGCCGGTCTATTGGGCATGGTGGTGGCGACGGCCTGGTGGCCGAGCGTGCTCAGCCTGGTGGTCGGGCTGACGGTCTACGCCCTGGGCCTGGGGGTGGCCAACGCCGTGTTGTACCGGCTGACGCTGTTCGCCAGCGATCAGAGCAAAGGGCTGGTGTCGGCGATGCTGGGCATGATCACCATCGCCTTGCTGGGGTTGGGCGGCGTGCTGATGGCCATGCTTGGCGCGGGCGCCAGCCTGCTGCACTTCGCGGTGATCGCCGGCGTGGCCGGGGCCTTGGCCCTGTGGCCGTTGCGCCGGGTGATCCGCGACAGCCGCGATGCTTTCGAGAGCGCTGGAGCCAAGCCTTCCACGCCCTGA
- a CDS encoding DNA base-flipping protein YbaZ, protein MAKAGSLTAEQADARRMALFLVLDQVPPGKVVSYGQLADLAGLGPVARWVGRALSQLPDGTRLPWHRVLGAGGRLCLASGTVSGDEQRARLRAEGVTVRNNRVDMLRHGWRPVEHSG, encoded by the coding sequence ATGGCCAAGGCCGGCAGCCTGACCGCCGAACAGGCGGACGCCCGACGAATGGCGCTGTTTCTGGTGCTCGACCAGGTGCCACCGGGCAAGGTCGTCAGCTACGGCCAGTTGGCCGACCTGGCCGGGCTGGGGCCTGTCGCGCGCTGGGTCGGACGTGCCTTGAGCCAACTGCCCGACGGTACACGCCTGCCGTGGCACCGCGTCCTGGGAGCAGGCGGCCGCCTCTGCCTGGCATCCGGTACGGTCTCAGGGGACGAGCAGCGCGCACGGCTGCGTGCCGAAGGCGTGACCGTCCGGAACAATCGTGTGGATATGTTGCGCCATGGCTGGCGCCCGGTGGAGCACAGCGGTTAG
- a CDS encoding mechanosensitive ion channel protein MscS produces MDLNAEVDHLVRTSQSWIPLIVQYSGRLLLALVTLAIGWWIVNRLSARLGKLVSIRHSDPALQGFISTLANIILKILLFVSVASMIGIETTSFVAAIGAAGLAIGLALQGSLANFAGGVLILLFRPFRLGDWIEAQGVSGTVDTIQIFHTVLRTGDNKTVIVPNGSLSNGIITNYNRQPTRQVVFNVGVDYDADLQKARQVLLDLAKDPRVLPDPAPVAVISELGDSSITVSLRVWVKTPDYWSLMFMLNEQTRDRLRAEGIDIPFPQRVIRVVQEPVAQ; encoded by the coding sequence ATGGATTTGAACGCCGAAGTGGACCACCTGGTCCGCACCTCGCAAAGCTGGATTCCCCTGATCGTGCAATACAGCGGCCGCCTGCTGCTGGCCCTGGTGACGCTGGCGATCGGCTGGTGGATCGTCAACCGCCTGAGCGCGCGCCTGGGCAAGCTGGTGAGCATTCGCCATTCCGATCCGGCGCTGCAAGGCTTCATCAGCACCCTGGCCAACATCATCCTGAAGATCCTGCTGTTCGTCAGCGTGGCGTCGATGATCGGCATCGAGACCACCTCCTTCGTCGCCGCCATCGGTGCCGCGGGCCTGGCCATCGGCCTGGCGTTGCAGGGCAGCCTGGCGAACTTCGCCGGGGGCGTGCTGATCCTGCTGTTCCGTCCGTTCCGCCTGGGCGACTGGATCGAAGCGCAAGGCGTCAGCGGGACCGTCGACACCATCCAGATCTTCCACACCGTGCTGCGCACCGGTGACAACAAGACCGTGATCGTGCCCAACGGCAGCCTGTCCAACGGCATCATCACCAACTACAACCGTCAGCCGACGCGTCAGGTGGTGTTCAACGTCGGGGTCGACTACGACGCCGATCTGCAGAAGGCCCGACAGGTGCTGCTCGACCTGGCCAAGGACCCGCGTGTGCTGCCCGATCCGGCACCTGTCGCCGTGATTTCGGAGCTGGGCGACAGCTCGATCACCGTGTCGCTGCGGGTCTGGGTCAAGACGCCGGACTACTGGAGCCTGATGTTCATGCTCAACGAGCAGACCCGTGATCGCCTGCGTGCCGAAGGCATCGACATTCCGTTCCCGCAGCGGGTGATCCGCGTGGTGCAGGAGCCAGTAGCGCAGTGA
- a CDS encoding 2-dehydropantoate 2-reductase (catalyzes the formation of 2-dehydropantoate from (R)-pantoate), which produces MSSTWHILGAGSLGTLWACRLARAGKPVRLILRDADRLAAYQAVGGLTLVEDTRVTRHAITAQTPDHDEPIQRLVLACKAYDVAEAVRRLEPRLAPGADLVLLQNGLGSQQEAVAQAGQARCLFASSTEGAFREAPWQVRFAGQGSNWLGDPLDPTRPTWWDELQQAGIPAQWSDDILGQLWRKLALNCAINPLTVLLDCRNGALRQHADTVVALCEELTALLERCGQPGAAHGLLQTVEHVIEATAANYSSMHQDVQQGRRTEHRYLLGHACAMARHHGLHVPHLERLHRRLVDTLTARGLPID; this is translated from the coding sequence ATGAGCAGCACCTGGCACATTCTCGGCGCAGGCAGCCTCGGTACGCTGTGGGCCTGCCGCCTGGCACGGGCCGGCAAGCCGGTCCGGCTGATCCTGCGCGATGCCGACCGGCTCGCCGCCTACCAGGCTGTCGGCGGCCTCACGCTGGTCGAAGACACGCGCGTGACGCGACATGCCATCACGGCGCAGACGCCTGATCACGACGAGCCGATCCAGCGCCTGGTCCTGGCCTGCAAGGCCTACGATGTGGCCGAGGCCGTACGACGACTCGAGCCACGGCTGGCCCCTGGCGCCGACCTGGTGCTGTTGCAGAACGGGCTGGGCAGCCAGCAGGAGGCGGTCGCCCAGGCAGGCCAGGCACGCTGTCTGTTCGCCTCCAGCACCGAGGGCGCCTTCCGCGAAGCACCCTGGCAGGTCCGCTTCGCCGGCCAGGGGTCCAACTGGTTGGGCGACCCCCTCGACCCGACGCGGCCGACCTGGTGGGACGAGTTGCAGCAGGCGGGCATCCCCGCCCAGTGGAGCGATGACATCCTGGGGCAGCTGTGGCGTAAGCTGGCGCTCAACTGCGCGATCAATCCGCTGACGGTGCTGCTGGACTGCCGCAATGGGGCGCTGCGCCAGCACGCCGACACGGTGGTGGCCTTGTGCGAAGAACTCACGGCCCTGCTCGAACGTTGCGGCCAGCCCGGGGCTGCGCATGGTTTGTTGCAGACAGTCGAACATGTGATCGAGGCGACCGCCGCCAACTATTCTTCGATGCACCAGGACGTCCAGCAAGGCCGCCGGACCGAGCACCGTTATTTGCTTGGCCACGCCTGCGCCATGGCGAGGCACCATGGGCTGCACGTACCGCACCTGGAACGCCTGCACCGACGGCTGGTCGATACCCTCACGGCGCGCGGCCTGCCCATCGACTGA
- a CDS encoding YajQ family cyclic di-GMP-binding protein (nucleotide binding property based on structural studies of Haemophilus influenzae crystallized protein in PDB Accession Number 1IN0 and NMR studies of Escherichia coli YajQ; the YajQ protein from Pseudomonas synringae appears to play a role in activation of bateriophage phi6 segment L transcription), with amino-acid sequence MPSFDVVSELDKHEVHNAVDNAIKELDRRYDLKGKGNFEFKEKDKTVVLTAEAEFQLEAMVEILRLALVKRKIDVKCLEVKDAYPSGKEMKQEAIFREGIDKELAKKIVAKVKDAKLKVQAAIQGEQVRITGKKRDDLQEAIATLRTMDFDMPLQFNNFRD; translated from the coding sequence ATGCCTTCGTTCGACGTGGTATCGGAACTGGACAAGCACGAGGTGCACAACGCGGTCGACAACGCCATCAAGGAGCTTGATCGCCGTTACGACCTCAAGGGCAAGGGCAACTTCGAGTTCAAGGAAAAGGACAAGACCGTCGTGCTGACGGCCGAGGCCGAGTTCCAGCTCGAAGCGATGGTCGAGATCCTGCGCCTGGCCCTGGTCAAGCGCAAGATCGACGTCAAGTGCCTGGAAGTCAAGGACGCCTATCCGTCCGGCAAGGAGATGAAACAGGAAGCGATCTTCCGGGAAGGCATCGACAAGGAGCTGGCCAAGAAGATCGTCGCCAAGGTCAAGGACGCCAAGCTCAAGGTGCAGGCCGCCATCCAGGGCGAGCAGGTGCGCATCACCGGCAAGAAGCGCGACGACCTGCAGGAGGCCATCGCCACCCTGCGCACCATGGACTTCGACATGCCCCTGCAATTCAACAACTTCCGCGACTGA
- the argJ gene encoding ornithine acetyltransferase (bifunctional arginine biosynthesis protein ArgJ; functions at the 1st and 5th steps in arginine biosynthesis; involved in synthesis of acetylglutamate from glutamate and acetyl-CoA and ornithine by transacetylation between acetylornithine and glutmate): MAVGLGPLPTLHPVPGFELGIASAGIKRPGRKDVVVMRCAEGASVAGVFTLNAFCAAPVILAKQRVQGTVRYLLTNTGNANAGTGAPGLAAAERTCATLADLAGVEASAVLPFSTGVIGEPLPVEKIEGALQAALDDLSEDNWADAATGIMTTDTLPKGASRQFQHDGVTVTVTGISKGAGMIRPNMATMLGYIATDAKVAPGVLKDLMLDGANKSFNRITIDGDTSTNDCCMLIATGKADLPEITEASGPLFEALKAAVFEVCMEVAQAIVRDGEGATKFVTVQVNGGGNHQECLDVGYAVAHSPLIKTALFASDPNWGRILAAVGRAGVPELDVSLIDVYLGEVCIASQGGRSPSYTEEQGAAVMAQEEITIRIELDRGACSETIWTTDLSHEYVKINAEYRT; the protein is encoded by the coding sequence ATGGCTGTTGGTCTTGGTCCCCTGCCTACCTTGCACCCGGTTCCCGGTTTCGAACTCGGCATCGCTTCGGCGGGCATCAAGCGTCCCGGACGCAAGGATGTGGTCGTCATGCGCTGCGCCGAAGGCGCCAGCGTGGCCGGTGTGTTCACCCTCAACGCGTTCTGCGCCGCGCCGGTCATCCTGGCCAAGCAGCGCGTGCAGGGCACCGTGCGCTACCTGCTGACCAACACCGGCAACGCCAACGCCGGCACCGGTGCACCGGGCCTGGCGGCCGCCGAGCGCACCTGCGCGACCCTGGCCGACCTGGCGGGCGTCGAGGCCAGCGCGGTACTGCCGTTCTCTACGGGTGTCATCGGCGAACCCCTGCCGGTGGAGAAAATCGAGGGCGCCTTGCAGGCCGCGCTGGATGACCTGTCGGAAGACAACTGGGCCGACGCCGCCACGGGCATCATGACCACCGACACCTTGCCCAAGGGCGCCAGCCGCCAGTTCCAGCACGACGGCGTCACCGTCACCGTGACCGGCATCAGCAAGGGCGCGGGCATGATCCGTCCGAACATGGCCACCATGCTCGGCTACATCGCCACCGACGCCAAGGTCGCACCAGGCGTGCTGAAAGACCTGATGCTCGACGGCGCCAACAAGTCGTTCAACCGCATCACCATCGACGGCGACACCTCGACCAACGACTGCTGCATGCTGATCGCCACCGGCAAGGCCGACCTGCCAGAGATCACCGAGGCCAGCGGCCCGTTGTTCGAGGCGCTGAAGGCCGCCGTGTTCGAGGTGTGCATGGAAGTGGCTCAGGCCATCGTCCGTGACGGCGAGGGCGCCACCAAGTTCGTCACCGTGCAGGTCAACGGCGGTGGCAATCATCAGGAATGCCTGGATGTCGGGTATGCCGTGGCGCATTCGCCGTTGATCAAGACCGCGCTGTTCGCCTCCGACCCCAACTGGGGCCGTATCCTGGCCGCCGTCGGCCGTGCCGGTGTGCCGGAACTCGACGTCAGCCTGATCGACGTGTACCTGGGCGAGGTGTGCATCGCCAGCCAGGGCGGGCGCAGCCCGAGCTACACGGAAGAGCAGGGCGCTGCGGTCATGGCCCAGGAAGAGATCACCATCCGCATCGAGCTGGACCGCGGGGCGTGCAGTGAAACCATCTGGACCACTGACCTTTCCCACGAGTACGTGAAGATCAACGCCGAATACCGGACCTGA
- a CDS encoding PAS domain-containing sensor histidine kinase, with translation MTLRQRLEDLPVGQKLLAALLVLLVTILVVANLTFISAAYWITQESMAPQALQTLGRLVANPQLSARAGESPASATALLETLHDYAPLRAGAIYGSDGRLLAQIQHGEPLTLPKRYRNIEAWRLTEFRSTQLIRLPRPGSPPSHLLLVASSELPMAFYTGTLTASLGILVFSILLWLVVARQIKRLITQPIHQLEELSRQVTREESYALRAQPGNDDEIGSLAQAFNTMLSRIEAREQQLKRARDEFQSAFDQAQGLAEETRHTNRKLELEVQVRSKIEKKLTGFQNYLNSIIDSMPSALIALDEQLYVTQWNQEATALSGTRLEEALNQPVFLAFEPLKPFLPQLRASVQQHRVEKIERVTWPKHDEPRHYALTFYPLTGGGGRGVVIRIDDITQRLSLEEMMVQSEKMLSVGGLAAGMAHEINNPLGAIVHNVQNIRRRLSPELPRNLEQAEALHLDLADINRYLEAREIPQLLEGIQQAGGRAAKIVTHMLNFSRRSDRQLIPCDLAALIDQAVEIAGNDFDLTIGFDFKGQSIVRQFDPALGPVPCTANELEQVLLNLLKNAAQAIHQRPEGGEPGRIILRTRLNPPWAEIQVEDNGVGMSEAVRKRTFEPFFTTKEIGQGTGLGLSVSYFIITNNHKGQMEVQSAPGQGTCFTLRLPLGTPALPVDTEES, from the coding sequence ATGACTTTGCGCCAACGCCTGGAAGACCTCCCGGTCGGGCAGAAACTGCTGGCAGCCCTGCTGGTGCTGCTGGTGACGATCCTGGTGGTCGCCAACCTGACCTTCATCAGCGCCGCCTACTGGATCACCCAGGAAAGCATGGCCCCCCAGGCGCTGCAGACCCTTGGTCGGCTGGTCGCCAACCCCCAGCTGTCGGCACGCGCCGGTGAATCGCCCGCCTCCGCCACCGCGTTGCTCGAGACGCTGCACGACTACGCGCCGCTGCGTGCAGGCGCGATCTACGGCAGCGACGGACGCCTGCTGGCGCAGATCCAGCATGGCGAGCCGCTGACCCTGCCCAAGCGCTACCGCAACATCGAGGCCTGGCGCCTGACCGAGTTTCGCAGCACGCAGCTGATCCGTCTGCCCCGCCCCGGCAGCCCGCCCTCGCACCTGCTGCTGGTGGCCAGCAGCGAACTGCCCATGGCGTTCTACACCGGCACCCTGACGGCCAGCCTGGGCATCCTGGTGTTCAGCATCCTGCTCTGGCTGGTGGTGGCGCGGCAGATCAAGCGGCTGATCACCCAGCCGATCCACCAGCTTGAAGAGCTCAGCCGCCAGGTCACCCGCGAAGAAAGCTACGCCCTGCGCGCCCAGCCCGGCAACGACGACGAGATCGGCAGCCTGGCCCAGGCTTTCAACACCATGCTGTCGCGCATCGAGGCGCGCGAGCAGCAGCTCAAGCGTGCTCGCGACGAATTCCAGTCGGCCTTCGACCAGGCCCAGGGGCTGGCTGAAGAAACACGCCATACCAACCGCAAGCTGGAGCTGGAAGTCCAGGTACGCAGCAAGATCGAAAAGAAGCTCACCGGCTTTCAGAACTACCTCAACAGCATCATCGACTCGATGCCCTCGGCCTTGATCGCGCTCGACGAGCAGCTGTACGTGACCCAGTGGAACCAGGAAGCCACGGCGCTCTCCGGCACGCGCCTGGAGGAGGCGCTGAACCAACCGGTGTTTCTCGCCTTCGAGCCGCTCAAGCCTTTCCTGCCGCAGCTCAGGGCCAGTGTGCAGCAGCATCGGGTGGAGAAGATCGAGCGGGTCACCTGGCCCAAGCACGACGAGCCGCGTCACTATGCCCTGACGTTCTACCCCCTGACCGGCGGCGGTGGCCGTGGCGTGGTGATCCGGATCGACGACATCACCCAGCGCCTGTCGCTGGAAGAAATGATGGTCCAGTCGGAAAAGATGCTCTCGGTGGGCGGTCTGGCCGCCGGGATGGCGCACGAGATCAACAACCCGCTCGGGGCGATCGTGCACAACGTGCAGAACATCCGCCGCCGCCTGTCTCCCGAGCTGCCACGCAACCTGGAGCAGGCCGAGGCGTTGCACCTGGACCTGGCCGACATCAATCGCTATCTGGAAGCCCGGGAGATCCCGCAGTTGCTCGAGGGTATCCAGCAGGCCGGCGGGCGCGCGGCCAAGATCGTCACCCACATGCTCAATTTCAGCCGCCGCAGCGATCGACAGCTGATCCCCTGTGACCTGGCTGCCTTGATCGATCAGGCCGTGGAGATCGCCGGGAACGACTTCGACCTGACCATCGGCTTCGATTTCAAGGGCCAGTCGATCGTGCGGCAGTTCGACCCGGCACTGGGGCCGGTGCCCTGCACCGCGAACGAGCTGGAACAGGTGCTGCTCAACCTGCTGAAGAACGCTGCCCAGGCGATTCATCAGCGACCTGAGGGCGGCGAGCCGGGACGTATCATCCTCCGCACCCGGCTCAATCCGCCTTGGGCAGAAATCCAGGTCGAGGACAATGGCGTCGGCATGTCGGAGGCCGTGCGTAAGCGCACCTTCGAGCCCTTCTTCACCACCAAGGAGATCGGCCAGGGCACCGGGCTGGGGTTGTCCGTGTCCTACTTCATCATCACCAACAACCACAAAGGGCAGATGGAAGTGCAGTCGGCGCCCGGCCAGGGCACCTGCTTCACGCTGCGCCTGCCCCTGGGCACGCCAGCGCTGCCCGTGGACACCGAGGAATCATGA